From Rhodopseudomonas palustris:
CAGCGGTTTCACTGTAGATCTTCTCGCGCTCGGCATCGAGCGGGAAGTGCTCGACGAACTTGGCGTGATTGTCCGCGAAGCGATCGAACGCTTCGCGCACTCCGGCCTCCAACCACTCGTCTTCGGCCCGCGGGGCTGCAACCGATGCCGCAATAATGTCGGCATCATCCTTCAGCAGCCCGATGATCGGCTGGGTGCCACGGGTCTTGAGCTCTTCATCATAGGAGCGGAGGAATTCCTGCAACGCGGGAGGCGCTTGAGGCGGCAGAATTTTTACGATTCGCTCGATCAGTTTCCGCTGACGCAGCGGGAGTGTGGACAAATCCTCGTCGACCACCGGAACATCGAAGGCCTTGTTCGGCCCCGCATCCAACTGGCCGCCGTCGTTGATCGAAGGCTGCGGGCTGGCGACTTCGGCGAGGCGGTGGACAGTCTCCGCCTTCGATAGCTGCCGACCCAGAAAATCTGAAGGCCGCCCCTTCCAGCTCCAAATCGCCCTCAGCCGCCGGATGATCTCCGTATTCACGGCCTCAGAAGTTTCTTTCCACGGCAGATCGCCGGGAATATCCGTGAAGGCTGCATCTTCAGCCTCCGAGTATGGCGTTCCCGCGAGAACGTCATCGTACCAATTGGTCCACACCGACCAGTGCTCACCACGTCCTAACAGTTTCGATTTCAAGTGTTGCCAATTCTGCTCGAACGGATTTGACCTGTTCACCCGCCAAAGCGACGCTGCAGCAATTTGTTCGGAAGAGGGGCCTCCCGAGAACAGCGCCTCTGCCTCTTGGTGCATTGCGGTGATGGTAGCGGCAGCAGCAGGGAGCGAATAAGAGGCAGCGGCACCGTCAACAAGCCAAACGTTTACATCGGTCCAAAGTTCAAGTGCGGAAGAGTCGTCACTTGCGGCGGCCGCCGCTGATGCCATAGCTGCCATTGTGGTTATGGAGGAAGCGGTGAGCGCCGTGGCGGCGGGGGATCGACCCACGGCACTTCGGCCAATGGCGGATGAAGCAAGGGCGCTGCTGGCAAAGGCGGATGAAGCAAAGCCCCTTCCTCCAGAGCGGGACGCCGCGAACGCGCGAAATTCTTCCATGTTAAGCTTCGAAGCAGCGCCTGCGGCGGCCGGTGCGCCGGCTGCACGACTTGGATACTTCGAAACAAAACGCGCAATCGCGGTTGCCCGAAAAACTGAAAGGACTTCAATTGAAGTACTGATCTCTGGATCTAATAGAGGGAGCACCCGCATTGCAGCACGCGATGCAAGTACGACCGACCATTCAGATGGCTGCTGCGCCAACCAATCCGTCCACCCATTTAGATTGCTTGGGTCGGGCACCCCGCTGCCCGCCCCTTGCGCCATCTCGTTCGAATCCGCCATCGCCTGCCCCGCAAATACGCCCTGCGACCGTAGCGAAATCTTCGGTTGCAAGACAAGACGGCTTTGGGGGGATGGTCGAGGACCGGGTATATACGCAAGATCGCAATGCCTCGCTGTGATTGTTCACCAGAAAGGCTGGTCATTGAAGAATTTCTAGATTCCGGGTTCGCGCCACGCGCGCTCGGAAGTGACGTGGCCGAGGAGATCGATGCAGCTCCGTAGGGTAGCGCTGAGCGCAGCGAAACCCACGCGCGAGGTCGCGACGGGGGCAAGCGCAGAGCGTGGGCACGGCACTGCGCGCCTTTGCCCACCCTACGGAAGACTACGCTATGTCGGCGTCGAGAAACCGGGGCCCCGGATCTGCGAAGCAGCACTGCGTGCTGCATCGCGTCCGGGACACGGGTTAGTTCTCGACGACGGGCGAACTACTCGTTCGCCGCAGCGCCGTCCTTCGCCTCTGTGTTCGCCGCTTCGGCGCCCGTCTCCACCCCCGCCTCTTCCGGCGTGAATTCGTACATCGAGCTGCAGAACTCGCAGGTCACCACGACCTTGCCGTCCTTGACCATGTCGGCGCGGTCCTGCGCCGAGAAACGGGACAGCATGCCGGAGACGGCGGTGCGCGAGCAGGAGCATTGCGCGCGCAGCGGCAGTGACGAGAACACGCGGACGCCGCGTTCGTGGAACAGGCGGTACAGCAGCCGCTCGCCGGACAGGTCGGGGTCGATCAGTTCGATGTCCTCGACGGTGGCGATCAGCGACTGGCCCTCGACCCAGGCGTCGTCCTCGGTGACGGCGTGAACCTCGGCGCCGTCCGGCGCGTCGCCGGGATGCAGATCGGCCGGCCGCGCGCGCTCCGGCGCCTTCGGCAGGAACTGCAGCAGCATGCCGCCGGCGCGCCAATGATGCCGGCCGCCCTCGCCGCCGCGCCATTCTTCGCCGACCGCGAGCCGCACCCGGGTGGGGATCTGCTCGGAGCGCAGGAAGTACTCGTGCGCGGCCTCCTCCAGCCCGCCGCCGTCCAGCGCCACCAGCCCCTGATAGCGGCTCATGTCCGGGCCCTGATCGATCGTCATCGCCAGATGGCCCTTGCCGAGCAGCGCGCCGGAATCGAGCCCGGGCGCGAGCTTGCTTTCGTCGAACCGCGCATAGGCGCGCAGCCGGTCGGGCGCCTGGAAGTCGACGATCAGAAACGACACCGGACCGTCGGTCTGGGTCTGCAGGATGAAGCGTCCGTCGAATTTCAGCGCCGAGCCGAGCAGCGTCGCCAGCACGATCGCCTCGCCGAGCAGCTTGGCGACCGGCGTCGGATAAGCGTGTTTCTCCAGCAGTTCGTCGAGCGCCGGGCCGAGCCGGGTCAGCCGGCCGCGCAGATCGAGCGGCCCGACTTCGAACGGCAGCACCGTGTCGTCGATCGGAACCGCGGACGGCGCGCGAACCGGGGGCGTCTCGGAGGTCTTGGGATTTTGCGATTGCGAGGTCATGGCGCTCTATCTGGGGGCGGAGGCTGCGGATCGGAAGGGCCGAGCTGGAGGGCGAATGGCAGCGATGCAGGCGGCCTCTTCCTTCTCCCCCTGTGGGAGAAGGTGGCGCGGACGCAGTCCGCGTCGGATGAGGGGTGGACGCGAGGCCAGTGCCCGCGGCCCCCTCACCCGGCGAGCTTCGCTCGCCACCCTCTCCCACGAGGGGAGAGGGTTAGAAGAAGGCGCCGTCGGCGACTACGCCACCGCGCCCAAGCACCAGGCCAAGATGCCCTTCTGCGCGTGCAGGCGGTTTTCGGCTTCGTCGAACACCACCGATTGCGGGCCGTCGATCACCTCGTCGGTGACTTCCTCGCCGCGATGCGCCGGCAGGCAGTGCATGAAGATCGCGTCCTTGTCGGCGAGCGACATCAGCTTGGCGTTGACCTGAAACGGCTTGAGCAGATTGTGGCGATGCTCGCCGTCCTTGTCGCCCATCGACACCCAGGTGTCGGTGACGACGCAATGGGCGCCGCGCACGGCTTCCTCGGCGTCGCTGCCGAGCGTGACCTGCGCGCCGCTGCGCTTGATCCAGTCGCGCATCGCCTTGTTCGGCGCGAGCTGCGGCGGGGTCGCGATGTTGAGCTTGAAGTCGAAGCGCTGCGCCGCGTGGGCCCACGACGCCAGCACGTTGTTGTCGTCGCCGGTCCAGGCCACGGTCGCGCCCTTGATCGGGCCGCGATGCTCCTCGAACGTCATCACGTCGGCCATCACCTGGCACGGATGCGACTTGCGCGTCAGCCCGTTGATCACCGGCACGGTGGCGTTGGCGGCGAGCTCCAGCAGCGAATCGTGATTGAGGATGCGGATCATGATGATATCGACGAAGCGCGACAGCACCCGCGCGGTGTCGGCGATGGTTTCGCCGCGACCGAGCTGCATCTCGGCGCCGGTCAGCATGATCGACTCGCCGCCGAGCTGGCGCATGCCGACGTCGAACGACACCCGCGTGCGCGTCGAGGGCTTCTCGAAGATCATCGCCAGCGTCTTGCCGGCGAGCGGCTTGTCCGAAGCCGCATTGGCCTTGCGCTTCGCCTTCATCGCGTCGGCGGCGGCCAGCATATTGCGTAGCTCCGAGGTCGGGACCTCGGTGAGATCGAGGAAATGCCGCGGGGCGTTGGTCATGGCGGAGCTCTTGGAATCGCTCTTGGTATCACTCTCGGGACTACTCATGGCGGCACGATCGGCGATGCTCATCACACCGCCTCCCGCTGCGCCGGCTGGCCGGACAGCACGTCGCAGGCACGCTCCAGCCGCGTCACCGCCTCGTCGATTTCCGTCTCGCCGACGATCAGCGGCGGCAGCAGCCGCACGACGTTGTCGCCGGCGCCGACCGTGAGCAGCTTCTGGTCGCGAAGCGCGGCGACCAGATCGGTCGACGGCACCACCGCCTTGAGGCCGACCAGCAGCCCCTCGCCGCGGACTTCGCTCAGCACCTGCGGATAGCGATCGACGATGCCGGCGAGCTTCTGCTTCAGCAGCAGCGACATCCGCCTGACGTGATCGAGAAAGCCGGGCTTCAGCATGACGTCCAGCACCGCATTGGCGGCGGCGACCGCCAGCGGATTGCCGCCGAAGGTCGAGCCGTGCGAGCCCGGCGCCATGCCCCGGGCCGCATCCGCGGTGGCGAGGCAGGCGCCGATCGGGAAGCCGCCGCCGAGCGCCTTGGCCAGCGACATGATATCGGGCGCGACGCCGATCCGCTGGTAAGCAAACAGCTCGCCGGTGCGGCCCATGCCGGTCTGCACCTCGTCGAAGATCAGCAGCAGACCATTGGCGTCGCACAATTCGCGCAACGCGCGGAAGAACGCCGGCTCCGGCGAACGGACGCCGCCTTCGCCCTGCAGCGGCTCGATCAGGATGCCGGCGGTGGTCGGGCCGATCGCCTTCTTGACCGCGTCGAGATCGCCGAGCGGCACCTGGTCGAACCCGGTGAGCGGGTCGCCATAGCCTTCGAGATACTTCGCCGAGCCGGTGGCGGCGAGCGTGCCCAGCGTGCGGCCGTGGAACGCGCCCTCGAAGGTGACGATCCGGGTGCGCTCCGGCGAGCCGTTCGAGAAATGATGATGCCGCGCCATCTTCAGCGCGCATTCCATCGCCTCGGCGCCGGAATTGGCGAAGAACACGTAGTCGGCGAAGCTCTGCTCGCACAGCCGAGCGGCGAGCCGCTCGCCGTCCGGGCTCTTGAACAGGTTCGACATGTGCCACAGCCGGGTCGCCTGCTGCTGCAACGCCTCGACCAGATGCGGGTGGCAATGGCCGAGCGAATTGACCGCGACGCCGCTGGTGAAATCGAGATAGCGCTCGCCGGTGGTCGAGATCAGCCAGGCGCCCTCGCCGCGTTCGAAGGCGACATCCGCCCGCGCGAAGACCGGCAGAAGATGGGAGGTAGTTGCTGCGCTCGACTTAGCACTCGACATGGCCGATCCGATCGGAAAAAGCGGGCCGCCGGGCCGGCCGCAGTCAGTGCGGTCGCGGGCCCGGCGCGCCCCGGAAACGAAAGTACCCCGGAAACGAAACGTGCCGCCTTTCCAGGCGGCACGTGTAGTCATTCTAGGTGCGCTGAAGTGCCTGTCAACCGGGCTTCCGCCGGGGTTCCCCCGGACTTCTACGCAGGTCGCCGCTGTGACGTTCAAGACTCACCCGAGAGAGAAGGTGTGGACGCACCAGGTCTGACTCTTGCGCGTGAGTCACGCCATATTGTAGCGTTTTCCTCGTCAGGCACGAGATGTCGTGCACGGTTTGTAATCCTTTACGAGTTCTCGGTCGGGGCGAAACGCCCGGACGGCACCGGCCGTCCGGCGAGGGCTAAGGGATTCTGACGGCAAGACAATTGACGACCTCGCAGCCGCGACTTGGCGCTGGACCAGCACCGCGCGGCAGGAAGGGATTGAGACGATGACGGCATTGACCTGGACCGACGAGCGCGTCGAGCAGTTGAAGAAACTCTGGGAAGGCGGACTGTCGGCGAGTCAAATTGCCGCGGAGCTCGGCAATGTGACGCGCAACGCCGTGATCGGCAAGGTTCACCGCCTCGGCCTGTCGGGCCGGGCCAAGAGCCCGTCCTCGGCGGCGCCGCGGCCCCGCAAGGCGCGCCCCGCCCAGCACATGATGCGGGTGACGCGGCCGGTGGCGCGCGGCAATACCGCGCTGGCGCATGTGTTCGAAGTCGAGGCCGAGCCCGATCCGGTCGCCTTCGACAATGTGGTGCCGATGAACCAGCGGCTGTCGCTGCTGGAGCTCAACGAGGCCACCTGCCACTGGCCGGTCGGCGATCCGTCGAGCCCGGAGTTCTTCTTCTGCGGCGGCAAGTCGCTGCCCGGCCTGCCCTATTGCTCGCATCACTCGCGCATCGCCTATCAGCCGGTCGGCGACCGCCGCCGCCAGCAGCCGAAGCCGACGCGATAAGCGCGGCTCTGCGCTTCAAGGCGCGATCGTCCGCGCGCCGCCGACTGAGGCCGTCATCGCCCGGCTCGACCGGGCGACCCAGTACCCCCGAGCGCCTGTTACTCCTCACGAGTACTTTGCAATACTGCATCCTCCGCTTTCGCGGAGGATGACAATTGAGATGTGTGGCCGAGTAAGCGCAGGATCGCCGGATCGTAGGGTGGGCACAAGGCGCGTAGCGCCGTGCCCACGCGTGCGGACGATCGTCATCGCGAGACGCTTCGCAGGTCGAAAAGCCTGGTGGGCACGCTACGCTTTGCCCACCCTACCAACTGCAAACTACAAACTGCGCTCGGCCCGACGAACGGATCGCCCGCTCACTCCACCTTGGCGAAGCGGTCGTCGAGCGCGTAGCCGGCGCCGCGGACGGTGCGGATCGGGTCCTGCTCGCGGCCCGGATTGAGCAGCTTGCGCAGGCGCCCGATATGGACGTCGACGGTGCGCTCGTCGATATAGATGTCGCGGCCCCAGACGCCGTCGAGCAGCTGCTCGCGGCTGAACACCCGGCCCGGATGCTCCAGGAAGAATTCGAGCAGGCGATATTCGGTCGGGCCGAGGTCGATCGGCCGGCCCGAGCGCGCGACGCGGCGCTTGTCGCGGTCGAGTTCGAGGTCGCCATAGGCCAGCACGGTGGCGAGCCGTTCCGGCGCGGCGCGGCGCAACAGACCCTTCACCCGCGCCAGCAGTTCCGGCACCGAGAACGGCTTGACGATGTAGTCGTCGGCGCCGGTGGCGAGCCCGCGAACGCGCTCGCTTTCCTCGCCGCGCGCCGTCAGCATGATGATCGGCAGTTGCTTGGTGTCGGACCGCGCCCGCAGCCGGCGGCACAGCTCGATCCCGGACAGGCCCGGCAGCATCCAGTCCAGCACCACCAGATCCGGCAGGCGCTCCTTCATGCGGGTATCGGCATCGTCGCCGCGGGCCACGGTTTCGACGTCGTAACCGTCGGATTCGAGATTGTATCGCAGCAGCGTTGTCAGCGCTTCCTCGTCTTCGACCACCAGAATGCGCGCACCCATTGTCGTCCTCGTCTTCAGTCTTGCCTGCGGGACCGTATCGGGTCCGGCTTCGATCGGTTAGTTGCCCGGCGTCGCGTTGGCGAAGCTGGTCACGTCGCCCTTCGGGCGCTTGTCCAGAATCTGCTGGCCCTCGACCATGTAGAACACCGTCTCGGCGATGTTGGTGGCGTGGTCGCCGATCCGCTCGATGTTCTTGGCGCAGAACATCAGGTGAATGCAGAACGAGATGTTGCGCGGATCTTCCATCATGTAGGTCAGGAGTTCGCGGAACAGCGAGGTGCAGATCGCGTCGACTTCCTCGTCGCCATTCCACACCACCATCGCGGCCGGAAGATCGTGCGCCGTGTAGGCGTCGAGCACCGCCTTGACCTGCGACTGCACCAGATCGGTCATGTGTTCGAGGCCGCGGATCAGCTTCAGCGGATGGAAGTCGCTGTCGATCGCGTTGACCCGCTTGCCGATGTTCTTCGACAGGTCGCCGATCCGCTCGAGATCGGTGGCGACGCGCATCGCGCCGACGATCTCGCGCAGGTCGACCGCCATCGGCTGCCGCCGCGCGATCGTCAGCACGGCGTGCTCCTCGATGACGCGCTGCATCTGGTCGATCTCGGCATCGGCCGCGACGACGCGGGCGCCGAGCGCGACGTCGCGCCGGACCAGCGCATCGACCGAATCGACGATCTGGCGCTCGGCCAGACCTCCCATTTCGGCGACCATCCGGGTCAGTTCCTGCAGGTCGCCGTCGAACGCCTTGGTGGTGTGCTCGAAGCCCATGTTCATTCTCCTCGCGCGTGGCGCGTCAGCCGAACCGGCCGGTGATGTAGTCCTGGGTGCGCCGGTCGTTCGGCGAGGTGAAGATCTTGTTGGTCGGACCGAACTCGATCAGTTCGCCGAGATACATGAAGGCGGTCGATTCCGAGACGCGGGCCGCCTGCTGCATGTTGTGGGTGACGATGGCGATCGTGTAGTCTTCCTTCAGTTCGTCGA
This genomic window contains:
- a CDS encoding Hsp33 family molecular chaperone, with protein sequence MTSQSQNPKTSETPPVRAPSAVPIDDTVLPFEVGPLDLRGRLTRLGPALDELLEKHAYPTPVAKLLGEAIVLATLLGSALKFDGRFILQTQTDGPVSFLIVDFQAPDRLRAYARFDESKLAPGLDSGALLGKGHLAMTIDQGPDMSRYQGLVALDGGGLEEAAHEYFLRSEQIPTRVRLAVGEEWRGGEGGRHHWRAGGMLLQFLPKAPERARPADLHPGDAPDGAEVHAVTEDDAWVEGQSLIATVEDIELIDPDLSGERLLYRLFHERGVRVFSSLPLRAQCSCSRTAVSGMLSRFSAQDRADMVKDGKVVVTCEFCSSMYEFTPEEAGVETGAEAANTEAKDGAAANE
- the argF gene encoding ornithine carbamoyltransferase, which codes for MTNAPRHFLDLTEVPTSELRNMLAAADAMKAKRKANAASDKPLAGKTLAMIFEKPSTRTRVSFDVGMRQLGGESIMLTGAEMQLGRGETIADTARVLSRFVDIIMIRILNHDSLLELAANATVPVINGLTRKSHPCQVMADVMTFEEHRGPIKGATVAWTGDDNNVLASWAHAAQRFDFKLNIATPPQLAPNKAMRDWIKRSGAQVTLGSDAEEAVRGAHCVVTDTWVSMGDKDGEHRHNLLKPFQVNAKLMSLADKDAIFMHCLPAHRGEEVTDEVIDGPQSVVFDEAENRLHAQKGILAWCLGAVA
- a CDS encoding aspartate aminotransferase family protein; this encodes MSSAKSSAATTSHLLPVFARADVAFERGEGAWLISTTGERYLDFTSGVAVNSLGHCHPHLVEALQQQATRLWHMSNLFKSPDGERLAARLCEQSFADYVFFANSGAEAMECALKMARHHHFSNGSPERTRIVTFEGAFHGRTLGTLAATGSAKYLEGYGDPLTGFDQVPLGDLDAVKKAIGPTTAGILIEPLQGEGGVRSPEPAFFRALRELCDANGLLLIFDEVQTGMGRTGELFAYQRIGVAPDIMSLAKALGGGFPIGACLATADAARGMAPGSHGSTFGGNPLAVAAANAVLDVMLKPGFLDHVRRMSLLLKQKLAGIVDRYPQVLSEVRGEGLLVGLKAVVPSTDLVAALRDQKLLTVGAGDNVVRLLPPLIVGETEIDEAVTRLERACDVLSGQPAQREAV
- a CDS encoding GcrA family cell cycle regulator; translated protein: MTALTWTDERVEQLKKLWEGGLSASQIAAELGNVTRNAVIGKVHRLGLSGRAKSPSSAAPRPRKARPAQHMMRVTRPVARGNTALAHVFEVEAEPDPVAFDNVVPMNQRLSLLELNEATCHWPVGDPSSPEFFFCGGKSLPGLPYCSHHSRIAYQPVGDRRRQQPKPTR
- the phoB gene encoding phosphate regulon transcriptional regulator PhoB, whose protein sequence is MGARILVVEDEEALTTLLRYNLESDGYDVETVARGDDADTRMKERLPDLVVLDWMLPGLSGIELCRRLRARSDTKQLPIIMLTARGEESERVRGLATGADDYIVKPFSVPELLARVKGLLRRAAPERLATVLAYGDLELDRDKRRVARSGRPIDLGPTEYRLLEFFLEHPGRVFSREQLLDGVWGRDIYIDERTVDVHIGRLRKLLNPGREQDPIRTVRGAGYALDDRFAKVE
- the phoU gene encoding phosphate signaling complex protein PhoU — encoded protein: MGFEHTTKAFDGDLQELTRMVAEMGGLAERQIVDSVDALVRRDVALGARVVAADAEIDQMQRVIEEHAVLTIARRQPMAVDLREIVGAMRVATDLERIGDLSKNIGKRVNAIDSDFHPLKLIRGLEHMTDLVQSQVKAVLDAYTAHDLPAAMVVWNGDEEVDAICTSLFRELLTYMMEDPRNISFCIHLMFCAKNIERIGDHATNIAETVFYMVEGQQILDKRPKGDVTSFANATPGN